CGTTTCTGGTGGTGGGACTCAATCATGCACTTCACCGCGGCCATAGTCTTCGGTTTTATCGGTTTCATGATCATGTATGCCATCTACCACCGCAATAAGCTTACGGCCTCGGCCGTGCTAATAGCCCTGTTCGCTTTTACCTTTTCCATGACCATCGGTGCCATGTGGGAGCTGTTTGAGTTTAGCTTAGATGAGCTCTTTGGTATGACGACCCAGCCGAGCGGACGCGATACCATGATCGACCTCTTGCTCAATGCCATCGGCGCTACTATTACCTCGGTAGTTGGATATTTCTATATCAAGACCGGCAGTACTGGTCTGTTTCGAAGACTAGTTACTAAGTTCATGCGCGATAACCCACGCATTGCTCGGGTAGTATCGAGTCGAAAGAAGACTTAACTCTAGCTAAGCTATAACTAAACCGCTAAACACTTACTGAGCCTCACCTTAATGCCGTAAGGGCTGTTGACTAATAATACAAACATTATATAAGATAACAGAATGTCAGAAAAACTATCATCTCGCCACACCGAAGCTGCGCTCATCAGCGAGCTCGACCATATTTATGGTTTGCCCCAGGAGGGCTTACGCATATTCGGTTCTATAGGACGAAGCGCACTGTATGGCACTATTTATAACGATAGCTCTCGTGAATTTACTGTTAGGCGGGAACACCCACTTGGTACTATCAATCGACCTCGAGATATCGACTTATTGGGCCTATCAGCTGCAGAAGCTGAAGGCCATAGTCCCTTCCCGGTTGATGCCACCGGAATGAAGGATGGATATGCCGCTCTAACTCGTGATCGTAATGATTGGTATCTACTGGCTACTCATCACGGTTTTGCGGAACAACTCCATCCCGACGTAATGGAACCGATTGCAGCTCAGGGACTGTACGGAGCAGCCATCCTGACTGTGCCGCTACAGACGCATCTCGGCATGCACGGGATAACTGGTTTACGTAAACGTGATGTGCTGACTCGCGACCTCATGCTAGAAGCTCATCGTGATTTAAACTTAGCAGAGCAGAAGCGAGACGAATTATACGCTCCATTTATAAAGTTAGCCCATCTCAATTCACGAGTAACTTATCTAACACTGCGTAATGCTTATCGGCGGTACATACCTAACAGTGTGCGACTCAAGGCAGTACCAATAATGCGAGTTATAAAAGGCATCCTACAGTAGACGCACTCGAACTTTTAGTTAGTTTGCATCTATACTGGTAATGTGAAATCTATACTGCTTCAACTAGCGACTGATATCAATAAACGCTCTACTTGGATACACCTTGCTATAGCTCTAGTTATATTTACTGTGCTGGCGATCGGATTTGCCCAGCTGCTGGAAGAGGTGCATGAGGGTGATACTATGTACCTAGATAAAATCGTGCTGCAGCAGATAGGGCAGAGCATTACGGACTCCTGGAATAGATTCTACTCAATTGCCACTAGATTTGGTGGCACTCCCTTCATCACCCTAGCGACTATTGTTCTACTCTACGTACTGTTGTGGCAGAGATGGTACTACAGAGCTGTCTTTATGGTAGTAAATGTAGTGGGAGCTGGAGTCGCTACTACGGCTATAAAACTATTAGTTGGTCGTGAACGACCTAGCTTGTGGGAACGGATTGTGGAGGAGACAAGCTATTCATTTCCAAGCGGTCACGCTGTCGGTAGTATGGCGCTAGCTATTAGCTTGGTCGTAATCTGCTGGCCTACTAGATGGCGCTGGTCGGTAGTGATTTTTAGTACGCTCTACGTGCTAATCATCGGCTATTCACGTCTCTATCTCGGGGTTCATTATCCAACGGATGTGATCGGTGGGTGGCTACTGGCCCTGGCTTGGGCCATGACTAGCGGTAGCCTGCTATACGGCTATGGACGGCGGAGGCGTTATGGGTAGTTGACATGCTGTTCACCCAACTCAGACCGACCTAACTATTGACAGAATACGTTCTAGAGTAGATAATCTTAAATAATTAATGAAAGTGTAACCATGAAAAGCCCAGTACTCGCTGCCATCGTCAACTTTGTCCTACCTGGATCTGCTTATATACTGCTCAAACAACGGGTACTATTTGGCGGTCTGATTTTAACTTCAGAGCTAATATACCTCCTAGCTCCTCTGCCACCTGCTGTAGCTGAGGCACTAGATCAATCCTTAGACAACTTTCAGCTTGGAGACTGGAGCTTAGCTATTACCGCCTGGCTGATCTATGCTACAGCGTTCGCGATTGATGCTTATCGACTCGCTGAAACTAATCTTTCCAGTTAGATACTAGCAACCAGGTTAAAGAACTGAGTTATTTGTGATGTCCGAGTTTGAACTAGTACCGATTACTGAAGTAGATGTAGAGAGAACTGCTACCGATCTCCATGCCTGCCTGCAAGAGCAGGAGACCTATCGGCAATTAAAACGTCATCTACCTGGCCCGCTTAGCTATGGTGAGTCGATTGAAGCAGCTGAGCAGCGCTTGATTAACAATCAGGAAATAGCCAAAGAAGACAGCCGTTTTAAGCCATTCGTGCAGCTTCTAGGTGAGCACGCTATCGGCATAGCAGTCCTAGACGAGCGATTGGAAGCTAAGCGTCGCCGCTTAATGGCCGGTATCTATATCGGTCACATCACAACCACTGGCCCTAGCACATCTAGCTGGATAGCTAGACCTTATCAAGGTAGGGGTTATGGACGGCAATCGTTGGAAGCGAGAATTAAGATCGCGACCGTAGAGAATGGACATGACGGACTTTGGACAGTAGTAGATACTGGTAATGATGTCTCTAGATGTAACGTAATGGCGCGTGGTTTCGTACCACTCTATACGGGCGGGAGCTGGGTGGGCGGGCAGACTTTCAAGGATGCGACTGTCTATCAGTACCTTGCTTAAGTGCACTAGCTTCCGGAACGAATAGGGTGCCATCACTGTGACGCCTTATCTCATCGGTGCACATTAACTCTTTGAGACGTAGATCGAGAAGTGAGGTGTCCATCTCTAAGCGAGATATAGTGACTAGATCATTACCGCGTAATGACACGCCTAAGCTACGGATGGTGTCGACTACAAGCGGGATACTAGAACTAAAGGCTATAGTATCACCGTGAAAAGGCTGACTTAGCTCGGTAACTAACCGGCCTTGAGGTACTAAAGCTCTTGAGCCGTTTGATCTATAATAGTAACGTTCCAGCCTATCGAAGGGCTTAGTATAGATAGAGAAGCGGATAGGGGTACCAGTGTCATTAAGTCTACGTAACTCATCTAGAGACCAGCCCCGACTAAAAGTATCCTCATCTGGATGGAGAAAGGCGACCTGAGACAGTGTAGCTATAGCAGTATCTAGCTCTTCGTCTTCGTGCTGACGACTGACGAGGCGCAGCAGAAAGGGCTCACTATCGACCGTCTGTCGGGGAGCTCTTTCTAAATTTCCAGACACCTTTTTGAGTAGACCTCGTTTTATTACGCTTACGCTATAATTTTTATTGTATGCTTAATCTTTGGTTTGTCTAGTACGCCTTACCCCCTACGATCTATTAGATAAGACTAGACCAAGATAGGAGGTTAGGCTGCCAAGGGGCTCAGTTAACTGCTTCGGTGTCAGTAGCTGCTATGAATTGTCTGTCGACTGTGCGAGAGAACTCGTCCACGGCAACCAGTACTGGCAATGCCGCTCGACCTTGACTAGTGAGGCGGTAGAGAACATCGGTTCGCGAGAACTCCCGCCGCTCTATCAGCCGAGCAGCTTCTAGCTTGCGTAGCTTGGCGGTAAGTGTAACCGGATTGATGTGTCCCGTTGTGCGCTGTAGCTCACAGTAGCGTAGCTCACCCTTAGAGAGGGCGGAGATTATGCGGAGAGTCCAGTAGTCACCTAGCAACCGAAGGCTGGTAGGACAGATGTTGGTAGTGGACTGAGGCTGATTCATAATAATTACTTGCTACAAAAAATATAGTAGCCTATACTCTAAAATTAAGTGCTATATAAAATATAGTAGCATTTTCGAAGTCGGTAAACTACAACTAATTGATCAAAGACTGTAACAGGAGACAATATGATAACTATCAAAGTAATCGCTGGATCAACTCGACCCGGTAGGTTTAACCCTCAAGTAGCAGAATGGGCTCAGGAGACTGCCAGTAGGTTCGATGATGAGGTTCGAATTGAGCTAGTCGATCTGGCCGAAATTAACCTACCACTGCTAGACGAATCAGTACCGGCCTCCTCAGGAGAGTACGAGCATGAGCACACCAAGGACTGGTCTAAGGTAATAGCTGAAGCGGACGGCTTCATCTTCGTTACTCCCGAGTATAACCACTCTATCTCGGCCGCCCTGAAGAATGCCATCGACTACCTCTACGCCGAATGGAGCTATAAGCCCGCCACAATCATCAGCTACGGCTCGGCTGGCGGAGGTACCCGGGCCGCTGAACATCTGCGCGGAATCTGCGCAGAGATAAAAATCTACGATCTACGTGAGCAGTTGATATTGGCTAACTACTGGGATCGTTTGGATGAGTCGGGACAGTATCAGTTTAGCGAGGGCGAGGAGACTGCCCTGGAGGCTCAACTAAATAGTCTGATATTCTGGGCAAAGCAGATGAAGACTGCGCGTGAGGAGCTAGCTCAAATAAGCTAGGGATTGCTCATATAGACTAAGCCCGACCGATTCTTCAAGAGTATATCGTTCAGTACAAAGCCGGTAGCCGTAAGTAGCCTGAATGACGGAATCGCTCGCATCAACTGGTATAGTTAACCTAAAGTAGTTATATAAGTTAACGGTTAGCTGACCACCAGCTAACT
Above is a genomic segment from Candidatus Saccharimonadales bacterium containing:
- a CDS encoding NAD(P)H-dependent oxidoreductase encodes the protein MITIKVIAGSTRPGRFNPQVAEWAQETASRFDDEVRIELVDLAEINLPLLDESVPASSGEYEHEHTKDWSKVIAEADGFIFVTPEYNHSISAALKNAIDYLYAEWSYKPATIISYGSAGGGTRAAEHLRGICAEIKIYDLREQLILANYWDRLDESGQYQFSEGEETALEAQLNSLIFWAKQMKTAREELAQIS
- a CDS encoding GNAT family N-acetyltransferase, whose translation is MSEFELVPITEVDVERTATDLHACLQEQETYRQLKRHLPGPLSYGESIEAAEQRLINNQEIAKEDSRFKPFVQLLGEHAIGIAVLDERLEAKRRRLMAGIYIGHITTTGPSTSSWIARPYQGRGYGRQSLEARIKIATVENGHDGLWTVVDTGNDVSRCNVMARGFVPLYTGGSWVGGQTFKDATVYQYLA
- a CDS encoding phosphatase PAP2 family protein, with amino-acid sequence MKSILLQLATDINKRSTWIHLAIALVIFTVLAIGFAQLLEEVHEGDTMYLDKIVLQQIGQSITDSWNRFYSIATRFGGTPFITLATIVLLYVLLWQRWYYRAVFMVVNVVGAGVATTAIKLLVGRERPSLWERIVEETSYSFPSGHAVGSMALAISLVVICWPTRWRWSVVIFSTLYVLIIGYSRLYLGVHYPTDVIGGWLLALAWAMTSGSLLYGYGRRRRYG
- a CDS encoding helix-turn-helix domain-containing protein, whose amino-acid sequence is MNQPQSTTNICPTSLRLLGDYWTLRIISALSKGELRYCELQRTTGHINPVTLTAKLRKLEAARLIERREFSRTDVLYRLTSQGRAALPVLVAVDEFSRTVDRQFIAATDTEAVN